The genomic interval AGAAGCTCGCGCTGCCCGTGCTCGTGGAGATGGAGCGCATCTGCGACTTCGAGGGCGAGGTGTCATGGGCCCTCGGAGCCAAGAGCACCGCGCCCTTCCGCATCATGGAGCTGAAGGAGCCCGCGCGAATCGTGGTGGACGTGCGGCACTGAGCCGGAGCGCGGCCTACGCGCCCTGGCGCAGCTGGTCCGCGAGCCGGTCCAGTCCCTCGAGCAGCTCACGGTGCTTCGTCACCGAGGGCGCTCCACCAGCTCGCAGCGCCAGGGCCAGCACCGCGGGCACGTTCATCGCGGCATCCGAGCGCAGACGCTCGCGGTACTCGCGCATCCAGTCCGCCGGCGCGCGCAGCGACCAGTTGCGCTCGTCCACGGTACCCGGCTCGTTGTACGTGCCGGTCATCCCCAAGAGGTCCGTGAAGAACACCATGACGTTGCGCGCGCGGCTGGCGAACAGGTCCGCGAGCTTCGCCTGCGCGAGCTTCCCCGGGTCCCGAGCCAGCTCGCGCGCGAAGTCCTCGCGCCGCTGCCCGCTCTCCGGACACAGCCGTGTCGACAGGTAGTCCGCCTGCGCCTTCAACGTGCCCCGCCACTGCCATTCACCGATGAGGCGCCACAGCGACTTCGTGTCGTGGTTGCCCACCATCATCCAGTCCTCGGGCGCCACGTTCTCGCTGCGGTACACGTCCAAGGGGTTGCGCAGGTCCGCCTTCTGCGTGACCCGGAAGCGCCCCAGTCCATAGCGCGCCAGGACGCGTCCCAGCGGATAGGGCAGCGTGCTCAACACCTCGCCCAGCAGGTCTCCCAGCTCCCTCCCGTTGCGGCGCGCCGCCGCCACCACCGTGTCGAAGAGGATGCTGTAGCGCTGGACCTGCTCCGGCGTCAGCGACGTCACCTCCCCATCCGCGTACCTGGGCACCGAGCGGTCCAGTTGCGAGGGGCTCACCCACGCGAAGCGCGCCAGCCCTGGATGGTCGGGCAGGTCCGGCGAGGAGAAGAGACGCGCGCCGTGCTGCACCGCCCCCAGCGCATCCGCCTGCCCCGAGCGATACACCCACGGACACACGAGCCCGTGAGGATGGTCCAAGCGCAGCCCGTCGTACTCCGCGAGCATCTTGTCCATGCGCGCGTCCATGAAGCGCAGCACCGCTCCGGGCTCGAGCCCTGGCGCGGGCTCGACGAGCCCCTCCGCGAAGTACTGCGCCGGGTCCAACACCGGGTAGTTCCACGGCTGGCCCTCGGGGTTCGTGCGGCTGGGCGGCGCGCCCATCGAGTACGTGTGCAGGAACAAGCCCTGCCACGCCCATGCGTCGCGCGGTGAGAACCCTATCTGCAAGTCACCGTAGAGTTTCAAGCGCTCGCGCGCCGTCCGCTCGCGCAGGCCCTCGTGTTGCGTGTGCACGAGGAACTGGAAGAACGCATAGCGCTCCAGCGCCTCCGCGTGGCGCGACTCCAGCGCGCGCACTCTCTCGGCCGCGGCGCTCTCCTCCCCGGGACGAGGACTCCACAGACGTCCGTCGAGGGAGTCCGCCCACGGCCTCCAGTCCGGAACGCCCTTGTCCTCGCACAACACGTCGAAGAGCGCGTCGCGCAACAGCCAGGCATGGTTCCGCTCGCGGAAGACGCTCAAACGGTCCAACAGGGCACGCACCGCGGCGGATGGATTCGGCTCCGCGCGTTGACGGCGGAAGGACGCCCACGCCTCGTCGAGCGCCGTGAGCTGCGCATGAAAGGCCCATCGGTAGCGCTCACCAGGACTCGCCGAACGCGAGCGTCCTTCCGCGAGCGCCGCCACGCGCCCTCGGGGCAACAGCGCGCCCCACGCCTCGTCCTCCAACCGAGGCAGGGCCACGTTGAGGACATTGCGCGAGAAGAGCGTCCCGTCATACGGCGAGGCATTCGCCTCCGTCGTCTGTCCCTGCGGCCCCAGTTGGATGCCGGTGAACCCCAGCGTGTGCGCCGCTTCCAGGAAGCCGGCCGCGCCCTCCGTGTAGGGCGAGCCCCGGCCCAGGTCCTCGGTGGGCACGCTGGGAAAGCTGGCGTCCTGGATGCTCAGCACCAGGTTGCGGACATCGAGCGTGGCCAGGGCTTGGGTGACGAGTCGATGGTGGTCTTCAGGCAGCGAGGCTCGGGACATGGCGGCTGACCACCGACCCTAGGGGCCTGGAGCGCACTCGCCAACCCTCCTCTCGCGCCGACGTTCAACATCCGTCCGAGCCGGACACTCTGGGAGACATCGTCAACACCCCAGGCCTCACTTCTGTGGGGCTTGGGGCGCGGGACGCGGCGAGCCACCGCCCCCGGGATGCGGCCGCGCGCCACCGTCCGGAGCGGCTCGGGAACGGAAGACCTTGCGCAACTTCCGCCCCAACCACGTCCGCGTGTCCACCAGGATTTCGTACACCGTGGGAATCACCAACAGTGTCAGCAGCGTGGACGTAATCGTTCCGCCAATCACCGCGCGGCCCAGCGGCGCCCGGAAATCGCCGCCCTCACCCGAGCCGATGGCCACGGGAATCATGCCCGCCACCAACGCGAAGGTCGTCATGATGATGGGGCGCAAGCGGATGCGGCCCGCCTCGATGAGCGCCTCTCGCAGCGGCATCCCCTTCTCGTGAGACCACTTCGCGAAGTCGATGAGGAGGATGGCGTTCTTCGCCACGATTCCCATCAACAGGATGACGCCGATGAGGCTCATGATGTTGAGCGTGTCCCCGGTGATGAGCAGCGCCAGCACCACGCCGATGAGCGACAGCGGCAGCGAGATGAGGATGGCCAAGGGGTCCAGGAACGAGCCGAACTGGATGACCAGGATGAGGTACATCAACAGCACCGCGACCCCCAACGCGAGGAACACCCGCGAGAAGACCTCCTCCTGGTCCGCGGACTCGCCGCCCGTCGTCAGCGTGTAGCCCGCGGGGAGCTCCACCGCGCCCAGCCGCGCCTGGATGTCCCGCATCACCTCCGTCAGCGAGCGCCCCTGCACGTTCGCCTGCACGTTGATGACCCGCTCGCGGTCCAGGTGTGTGATTTGCGCGGGGCCGAGCGACTGGCGGATGTCCGCCACTTGTCCCAGGGGAATGAGTTGGGGCACTCCCCGCGGACTCGCGCCCTGGAGGATGGGCAGACGCGCGAGGTCGTCCGGGTTGTCTCGGGCCTCGGGCGCCAGGCGCACCATGACGTCTCGAGTCTCGCCCGTGGGGTCCACCCAATCCCCCACGTCGAGCCCCGCGAAGGCCGGCCGCAGCACCTGGGCCACGTGTCCCACCGTCACCCCGAGCTGCCCCGCGAGGCCCCGGTTCAAGTCCACCTCCAGCTCCGGCTTCTGCCCGCGCGTCGAGAGGCCCACGTCCACCGCGCCGGGCACCTGCTCCACCTCATGCTGGACCCGCCGCGCCAGCTCCGTCAGCGTCTTCTGGTCCGAGCCGCGCAGCTCCAATTGAATCTGCTTGAACGCACCTCCAAACCCCGAGGTGAAGACGGAGACCTTCGCGCCGCCGATGCGCGCCAGCTCCTGGCGCAGGGTGCTGCCCAATGAATCCTGGCTCACCTTCCGGTCCGCCTTGGGCTTGAGCCGCACGTACACCAACGCCTGGTCCACACCGGGCGCGCTCAAGGGCAGCGGCACCCCGATGGTGCTGTACGTATACGCGACCTCGGGATGTGCCCGAGCCACCCGCGTCACCTCCTCCACCTTGCGCCGCGTGTACTCCAGGCTGGAGCCCGGTGGCGTCTCCACCAACAGCTCCACCTCCGAGCGGTCGCTCACGGGGACAAACCCCGCGCCGCCCACCGTCCCCTGGAGCGCCAGCGCCCCCACGAGCGAGCCCACCGCCACCAGCACCATGGCGAGCCGGTGGTCCAGCGCCCAGGCGATGACACCCTTGTACCGGTCCGCCTGCCGGTCGAACCACGTGTTGAAGCGCGAGAGGACACGCGAGATGAAGCCGCGCCTTGCGCCCTGCTCCACCTGTGGGTCCGCCCAGTACGCGCTGAGCATCGGGTCCAGCGAGAAGGAGACGAACAGCGACACCAGCACCGCGCAGGCGATGGTGAGGGCGAAGGGTTTGAACCACTGTCCCGCCATGCCGTACATGAAGGCCACCGGGACGAAGACGGCGACGATGGAGAACGTGGTCGCCGACACCGCGAGCCCGATTTCCGAGGTGCCCTCGCGCGACGCCGTGTAGTGGTCCTTCCCCATCTCGATGTGGCGGACGATGTTCTCGCGCACCACGATGGCGTCGTCGATGAGGATGCCGATGGCGAGCGTCAGGCCCAACAGCGACATCGTGTTGAGCGTGAAGCCGAAGGCCCAGACGCTGATGAACGCCGCGAGCACACTCACCGGCAACGCCAGACCCGTGATGACGGTGGAGCGCCACGAGTTGAGGAAGACGAACACCACCAGCACCGTGAGCAGCGCGCCCTCCACCAGCGCCGACTGCACGTTCTCGACAGCGCTCTGCACCCGAACGCCCGCGTCGCGGACGATGGCCAGCTTCACGCCCGCGGGCAGCTTCTGCTCCAGCGCCGCCACGCGCTCTCGCACGGCGCCGGCGACCTCGGTGGTGCTGTAGCCCTTCGACTTCAGCACGTCGATGCCCACCGCCTGCACGCCGTCGTAGAGCGCCAGCGTGCGAGGCTCCTCGGAGCCCACGAAGACATCCCCCAGTTGTCCCAGCCGGATGACCTGGCCATCACGTGTGGCCACCACCATGTCCTGGAACTCCTCGGGGGTCTCGAGCCGCCCCTTGAGGCGGATGGACTCCTCCTCGAGCGGAGAGTTGATGCGCCCCACGGGCGCGGCCAGGTTCTGCGCTCCCAGCGCCGTCACCACCTCCGCCAGCGAGATGCGCGCGGCCTGCAGCGCCTCCGGCTTGAGCTGCACCGTCATCTCCCGCTCCACGTCGCCCACGACGTTGGCCTGCGCCACGCCCGGGACCGAGCGCAGCTCCCCCACCACCAGCGGGTCCGCCACGCGGGACAGCGCCGCCACGTCGAGCCGCTCCGATGTCAGCGTCAGCGAGACGATGGGCGCATCCGCGGGGTCGAACCGCGTGAGCACCGGCTCCTCCATCTCCCGGGGCAAATCGGCCCGCTTGCTGGAGATGGCATCGCGGATGTCCTGCGAGGCCTCCTGGATGTCCTTCTCGAACTCGAAGAACACCGTGAAGGTGGCCAGGCCGTCCGTCGCGGTGGCCGTCGTCTCCTTCGGGTCCACGCCGCTGATGGCGAAGATGGCGTCCTCGATGGGCTCGACGATTTCGCGCTCCACCGTCTCCGGCGCCGCGCCTGGGTAGACGATGGTGACCGCGATGACCGGCGCCTGGACGTCGGGGAATTCGTCCGTCTCGAGCTGCCACAACGCGACCAGGCCGAAGATGACCAGGGTCACCATCGCGGTGATGGTGACGATGGGACGCTTGATGGCGAAGTCAGAGATGAACACGGGTGTCTCCCTCTCCCGATGAGGAACGAGGCGATGAAGCGCTCAGGGTTTGGGTTGTGGCGATGGTGCGTCCGTCGGGGTGCCGCCATCTCCCGAGGCAGTTCCGCCGCCACCCACGCCGAGCCCACCCGGCGATTCACTCTCTCGAGGTGACTCCACCTTGACGCGTGCACCTTCGCTGACCGCGTCGCGCGCGGAGCCCAGCAACACCACGTCCCCCTCTTGAAGCCCCTGGCGCACCTCCACCCGCTTCTCGACGTCGTCACGCAGGCCCAACTGCACGGGGACTCGCTCCACGCGCTCGTCGCGCACCCGGAGGACCTGGGGCTTTCCTTCCGAATCATCGAGCGCCCCCAGCGGCACGGAGAGCCCTTGCGCCGACTTCGCGGCCACACGCCCCTCCGCGAACAACCCCGCGAGGAGTTGGAGGTCCATGTTGGGAATCGCCACGTAGATGCGCACCTGCCCCGAGCCCGGGTCCACCACCGGGTTGATGTGCTCCACCTTCCCCGTGAAGGAACGGTCTCCGTAACCGGTGACCTTGAACTCCACGGGAGTCCCCACCTTCACCTGGCCCAACTGCGCGGCGGGCACCGAGGCCTCCAGGCGTAACGTGCGCGGGTCCACCACGGTGAACAACGGTGCACCGGGCTGCACGACATCTCCCTCGTTCGCGTGCCGCTCGCTCACCACGCCCGCGATGGGCGCCACCACTCGCGTGCGCCCCAACTGCTCCTGGGCCAGGGCGAGCCGCGAGTACGCCTCCGCGAGCTGCCCCTTCGCCTGCGCCACGGACAGCCGCGACCGCTCGAAGTCGCGCTGGGTGATGACCCCTTCCTTGGCCAGCTTCGCGCTGCGCGCCTCCTCGGACTCCGCCACCTGCAAGGCATTGCGCGCCGTCGCCACCGACGTGCGCGCGGCGATGACCTGGTCTTTCAACGTCGCATCGTCGATGCGCGCGAGGGGCTGGTCCTTCCTCACCACCTGCCCCTGCTGGGCCTGGACGTCGAGGATGGTGCCGCCCACCTGCGCACGCACCGAGGCGGCCGTGCGGGCCTGGAGGGAGCCGGAGATGCCAGGGCCAGAGCGCAGCTCGCCCGGCTGGACGAGCGCCACGTTCTCCCGCCCCAACGTCACCAAGGGCTCCGCGGGCGGCGCCGCCTCGCTCGAGCCCTTCTTGCAACCCGCCAGCGCACAGGCCATCGCCAGCAGCAGACCCCCTGTCCCGCCAGTGGCTGCCCGCCTTGTTCGTTGGGCTCGTCGCACCACGCGCCTCCGTTCTCCGCCAGTCGCTCCCCTGCCCCTGGCGGGCCGGCTAAACGTGGTGTCGACTCCTTGCCTCCGGAAGTCGCCCGTCCCCCTCTCCCCGCCCCAGAAGACAGAGGAGGGCCGGCCGCTCCCGGGAGCCCCGGGCAGCCGGCCTCAGCGAGCGATTGCCTGCGAAGCCGCGCTCAGTGCGGGCCCTGCGTCGCGGCGATGGGGATTTCACTCATCAGCAGCGTACCCAGTAGGAAGTTCGTCGGCAGACCGCAGATGGGTATCAACGAACGCGAAGGACACATCACCTCGCGCCCCCGGGCCCGCGTCGTCTGCGCCCGGCACCGCGCGCCCTGCGTATCCCACTCCGCTTCCACGCTCCACCCCTCGGAGTCGCGCTGCACGCCCGCAGCGTCATACAGATTCACCCACGTCCCATCCACGGTGAAGGACGCGCCATCGCCACAGAAGTCCGCACGCACCATGCGCGTGCAGGACTGGTGCAACTCCCCCAAGTCGCGCCCACCGGCCATGCCACCCCAAGGGCGATAGCCGAAGCGGATGCACTTGGCGATGGCCGCGCCTTCACACGCGAACGTGAACGACTGCGCATCGGTCGTCTTCGAGCCGCCCCCTGGGACACCCTGCCGGTAGTCCCAACGGCCCGCGACGGCAATCGCTCCCAACGTACCGCCCCCATCCGCCGTGCAGATGGGCTTCCAGGCGTCGAGTTCTCGCGAGTAGTAGGAGACGCGGTAGACCCAGATGTCCCCGTTCGCGCCCGTGCCCGGCTGGATGTCGTCCACGCGCAGCGGGACGGTGGTCCCATCGCCCAGCTCCCCGACGAAGCTGGCGCCCAGGAAGTCCATCCCGGACACAGGGCCACTCGCCGACTCGGCGTGGAAGACGCTGCCCTCCAGCCACGTCTGGGTCAGCGCGCTGGCGCGAGGATTCGCCCGGCGCGCGCCGTCGAAACGCACGGC from Myxococcus stipitatus carries:
- a CDS encoding efflux RND transporter periplasmic adaptor subunit: MACALAGCKKGSSEAAPPAEPLVTLGRENVALVQPGELRSGPGISGSLQARTAASVRAQVGGTILDVQAQQGQVVRKDQPLARIDDATLKDQVIAARTSVATARNALQVAESEEARSAKLAKEGVITQRDFERSRLSVAQAKGQLAEAYSRLALAQEQLGRTRVVAPIAGVVSERHANEGDVVQPGAPLFTVVDPRTLRLEASVPAAQLGQVKVGTPVEFKVTGYGDRSFTGKVEHINPVVDPGSGQVRIYVAIPNMDLQLLAGLFAEGRVAAKSAQGLSVPLGALDDSEGKPQVLRVRDERVERVPVQLGLRDDVEKRVEVRQGLQEGDVVLLGSARDAVSEGARVKVESPRESESPGGLGVGGGGTASGDGGTPTDAPSPQPKP
- a CDS encoding efflux RND transporter permease subunit — encoded protein: MFISDFAIKRPIVTITAMVTLVIFGLVALWQLETDEFPDVQAPVIAVTIVYPGAAPETVEREIVEPIEDAIFAISGVDPKETTATATDGLATFTVFFEFEKDIQEASQDIRDAISSKRADLPREMEEPVLTRFDPADAPIVSLTLTSERLDVAALSRVADPLVVGELRSVPGVAQANVVGDVEREMTVQLKPEALQAARISLAEVVTALGAQNLAAPVGRINSPLEEESIRLKGRLETPEEFQDMVVATRDGQVIRLGQLGDVFVGSEEPRTLALYDGVQAVGIDVLKSKGYSTTEVAGAVRERVAALEQKLPAGVKLAIVRDAGVRVQSAVENVQSALVEGALLTVLVVFVFLNSWRSTVITGLALPVSVLAAFISVWAFGFTLNTMSLLGLTLAIGILIDDAIVVRENIVRHIEMGKDHYTASREGTSEIGLAVSATTFSIVAVFVPVAFMYGMAGQWFKPFALTIACAVLVSLFVSFSLDPMLSAYWADPQVEQGARRGFISRVLSRFNTWFDRQADRYKGVIAWALDHRLAMVLVAVGSLVGALALQGTVGGAGFVPVSDRSEVELLVETPPGSSLEYTRRKVEEVTRVARAHPEVAYTYSTIGVPLPLSAPGVDQALVYVRLKPKADRKVSQDSLGSTLRQELARIGGAKVSVFTSGFGGAFKQIQLELRGSDQKTLTELARRVQHEVEQVPGAVDVGLSTRGQKPELEVDLNRGLAGQLGVTVGHVAQVLRPAFAGLDVGDWVDPTGETRDVMVRLAPEARDNPDDLARLPILQGASPRGVPQLIPLGQVADIRQSLGPAQITHLDRERVINVQANVQGRSLTEVMRDIQARLGAVELPAGYTLTTGGESADQEEVFSRVFLALGVAVLLMYLILVIQFGSFLDPLAILISLPLSLIGVVLALLITGDTLNIMSLIGVILLMGIVAKNAILLIDFAKWSHEKGMPLREALIEAGRIRLRPIIMTTFALVAGMIPVAIGSGEGGDFRAPLGRAVIGGTITSTLLTLLVIPTVYEILVDTRTWLGRKLRKVFRSRAAPDGGARPHPGGGGSPRPAPQAPQK
- a CDS encoding ADYC domain-containing protein, which codes for MSIALGLMGCEGAVEVEARDTLETRVAELSAPNGRNLNGRNLNGRNLNGVDLSGMLVAVRFDGARRANPRASALTQTWLEGSVFHAESASGPVSGMDFLGASFVGELGDGTTVPLRVDDIQPGTGANGDIWVYRVSYYSRELDAWKPICTADGGGTLGAIAVAGRWDYRQGVPGGGSKTTDAQSFTFACEGAAIAKCIRFGYRPWGGMAGGRDLGELHQSCTRMVRADFCGDGASFTVDGTWVNLYDAAGVQRDSEGWSVEAEWDTQGARCRAQTTRARGREVMCPSRSLIPICGLPTNFLLGTLLMSEIPIAATQGPH
- a CDS encoding 4-alpha-glucanotransferase codes for the protein MSRASLPEDHHRLVTQALATLDVRNLVLSIQDASFPSVPTEDLGRGSPYTEGAAGFLEAAHTLGFTGIQLGPQGQTTEANASPYDGTLFSRNVLNVALPRLEDEAWGALLPRGRVAALAEGRSRSASPGERYRWAFHAQLTALDEAWASFRRQRAEPNPSAAVRALLDRLSVFRERNHAWLLRDALFDVLCEDKGVPDWRPWADSLDGRLWSPRPGEESAAAERVRALESRHAEALERYAFFQFLVHTQHEGLRERTARERLKLYGDLQIGFSPRDAWAWQGLFLHTYSMGAPPSRTNPEGQPWNYPVLDPAQYFAEGLVEPAPGLEPGAVLRFMDARMDKMLAEYDGLRLDHPHGLVCPWVYRSGQADALGAVQHGARLFSSPDLPDHPGLARFAWVSPSQLDRSVPRYADGEVTSLTPEQVQRYSILFDTVVAAARRNGRELGDLLGEVLSTLPYPLGRVLARYGLGRFRVTQKADLRNPLDVYRSENVAPEDWMMVGNHDTKSLWRLIGEWQWRGTLKAQADYLSTRLCPESGQRREDFARELARDPGKLAQAKLADLFASRARNVMVFFTDLLGMTGTYNEPGTVDERNWSLRAPADWMREYRERLRSDAAMNVPAVLALALRAGGAPSVTKHRELLEGLDRLADQLRQGA